The genome window CATCAATTTCGAATATGACAATCCGTTAGCCCTGGATGCCGCATTTATTCTCGTAATCCAGAGTTTTCGAAAATCTCTCTTCTTTAATTTTCTGCCTGTATAAGAACTTCTTAAAGCCCTCATAACTGCTTCGTTTGCAGGCCTGAATAATTTGCTCTTTGCGCCATAAAAACCCTTGGCGAGTTTTAATATTTTTTTATGCTTTTTTCTGGCATTAATTGCCTTCTTCACTCTTGCCATTTAATTTGTTGCCTCCTTCTTATGCATTATTTATATGGTATCAACCTTTTAACTGTCCTTGCCTCGTTTTCACTGATATATCCAATCTTTCTCAAATTCCTTTTCCTTTTAGCACTTTTCCTCGATAAAAAATGGCTCTTAAATGCCTTACCTCTTTTTATTTTTCCACTACCCGTTAACCTGTATCTTTTTGCCGCGGCTCTGTTTGTTTTTATTTTTGGCATATTTAGTCCTCCTCTCTTTGCTCAAACCTTTTTAGGTTTTAATACCATTATAAGATTTCTTCCCTCTAGTTTTGCTTTCTTTTCAATATCTCCAACATCCTGCAGCATCCCAGCAAATTGGTCCA of Clostridiales bacterium contains these proteins:
- the rpmI gene encoding 50S ribosomal protein L35, producing the protein MPKIKTNRAAAKRYRLTGSGKIKRGKAFKSHFLSRKSAKRKRNLRKIGYISENEARTVKRLIPYK
- the rplT gene encoding 50S ribosomal protein L20, with product MARVKKAINARKKHKKILKLAKGFYGAKSKLFRPANEAVMRALRSSYTGRKLKKRDFRKLWITRINAASRANGLSYSKLMNGLKLAGVEINRKMLADIAVNDDTAFSELVNIAKQQLDA